A section of the Papaver somniferum cultivar HN1 unplaced genomic scaffold, ASM357369v1 unplaced-scaffold_32, whole genome shotgun sequence genome encodes:
- the LOC113341860 gene encoding putative multidrug resistance protein, translating into MAENKESVSLFQLFKFADHFDKWLLFFGILGSVGDGLMNPLTMIVLAGAINDYGNTDIKLTNHVVDKYTLRLLYVALGVGVAAFVEGLCWTRTAERQASRMRSEYLRSVLRQEVSFFDTQAGTSVTFDVVSTISSDAHSIQDVIADKIPNYLAHVTSFLLCLVVAFCLSWRLALAALPFSFMFIIPGVGFGSLLMAQMMKMKGAYGVPGGISEQAISCIRTVFAYVGERQTLERFSEGLKESMDLGIKVGLTKGMLIGSMGLIFAAWAFLAWVGSTLIINRGEKGGAIFATGCSLIMGGMSLMSALPNITFFGVATAAATRIFEMIDRLPAIDLEDEKGKVLTYVRGDIEFKDVHFSYPSRPDTPILQGFNLKVRAGNTVGLVGGSGSGKSTVIALLERFYDPSKGEIYLDGNKIRRLQLKSLRSQIGLVNQEPVLFATSIKENILFGKEGASMELAIEAAKSANAHDFIIKLPDGYETHVGQFGVQLSGGQKQRIAIARALVRDPRILLFDEATSALDAESERVVQDALDQASQGRTTITIAHRLSTIRKSNLIAVVQSGKVVELGSHDELIKMNDGEGGEYSRMLELQKTATKNETSNPRIAVEDYNYQKMVMLKGMMSPVSVKSSRQVSPAYPLSPAHSISPAYSFIQSHHYEIPNEENVDLSAKPPAPSQWRLLKMNAPEWKRAFLGCLGAVGFGAVQPGHFFCLGTMISVFFLKDFDKLRSETRFYSLMFLLVAFLCLVTNLLLHYNFAVMGERLTKRIRVQLLEKVLSFEVGWFDQDENTSAAICARLASEASIVRSLVGDRISLLVQAFIGAAIAFVLGLILSWRLASVMIAMQPILIASYYSRTVLMASMSVKAQKAQNEGSQLVSEAVVNHRTITAFSSQKRILDLFEGTMEGPRKEAIKQSWYAGIGLCSSQFLTTASIAMTYWYGGRLLVQGLISTKRMFQAFFILLSTGKNIADAGSMTSDLAKGSEAIRSVFAMLDRKSMIVPDDPEGINPTRGIKGRIEFKNVYFSYPSRPNQMIFNGLSLKIEAGKTIALVGQSGSGKSTTIALIERFYDPLDGSIEIDGIDMRSYNLRNLRSHIALVSQEPTLFAGTIRENILYGKENATESELRKASSLAIAHEFISGMKDGYETYCGERGVQLSGGQKQRIALARAILKNPAILLLDEATSALDSVSENLIQEALEKMMVGRTCVVVAHRLSTIQRSDTIAVIKNGKVVEQGSHSELLSIGRRGSYYSLIKLQENNSPYR; encoded by the exons ATGGCAGAGAATAAAGAGAGTGTGTCGCTTTTTCAGCTTTTTAAGTTTGCTGATCATTTCGATAAATGGTTGTTGTTCTTCGGAATTCTTGGTAGCGTTGGAGATGGGTTAATGAATCCTCTTACTATGATTGTTCTTGCTGGTGCAATAAATGATTATGGGAATACCGATATTAAGCTCACAAATCATGTTGTTGACAAG TATACACTCAGACTACTGTATGTTGCATTAGGAGTTGGAGTTGCCGCTTTTGTAG AAGGACTTTGTTGGACAAGAACAGCAGAAAGACAGGCTTCTCGTATGAGAAGCGAGTACCTCAGATCCGTCCTTAGGCAGGAAGTTAGTTTTTTTGATACCCAAGCTGGTACTTCCGTAACATTTGATGTTGTCTCCACAATTTCCTCTGATGCTCATTCAATCCAAGATGTTATTGCCGACAAG ATACCCAACTACCTCGCGCATGTTACCTCATTCCTCCTATGTCTAGTAGTAGCCTTCTGCCTTTCGTGGAGACTAGCATTAGCAGCACTACCGTTCtctttcatgttcatcattccaGGGGTTGGTTTTGGGTCACTACTAATGGCCCAGATGATGAAAATGAAGGGTGCTTATGGAGTTCCTGGAGGAATTTCAGAACAAGCAATTTCTTGTATCCGAACCGTGTTTGCATATGTAGGAGAGCGTCAAACGCTTGAAAGGTTCAGCGAAGGACTTAAGGAGAGCATGGACCTTGGTATAAAGGTAGGGCTTACAAAAGGAATGCTGATCGGGAGTATGGGGTTGATTTTTGCTGCTTGGGCATTCTTAGCTTGGGTTGGAAGTACTTTAATTATCAATAGAGGTGAAAAAGGTGGTGCTATTTTCGCTACTGGGTGTAGTCTCATCATGGGAGGAAT GTCTTTAATGAGTGCACTTCCGAATATTACATTCTTCGGAGTGGCAACAGCTGCTGCAACCCGGATATTTGAGATGATCGATCGACTTCCAGCAATAGATTTAGAAGATGAAAAAGGAAAAGTTCTAACATATGTGAGAGGAGATATTGAGTTTAAGGATGTTCATTTCAGTTACCCATCAAGACCTGATACTCCAATTCTGCAAGGATTCAATCTTAAAGTCCGGGCAGGTAATACTGTTGGTCTTGTCGGAGGCAGTGGTTCTGGGAAATCCACAGTCATTGCACTACTTGAAAGATTTTATGATCCAAGCAAAGGAGAAATATACTTGGATGGAAATAAAATCAGGAGATTGCAGCTTAAATCATTGAGATCTCAAATAGGACTTGTCAATCAAGAACCAGTGCTCTTCGCAACATCCATCAAAGAGAATATTTTGTTTGGAAAGGAAGGTGCATCCATGGAGCTTGCCATCGAAGCAGCTAAAAGTGCAAATGCGCAcgatttcatcataaaattacCAGATGGGTATGAGACACAT GTTGGGCAATTTGGAGTTCAGTTGTCTGGAGGACAAAAACAAAGAATTGCCATTGCAAGAGCTCTGGTCAGAGATCCAAGAATTTTATTGTTTGATGAAGCTACAAGTGCATTAGATGCAGAATCTGAACGAGTAGTACAAGATGCACTTGACCAGGCATCACAGGGAAGGACAACAATCACAATTGCTCATCGCCTCTCAACAATACGTAAATCGAACTTGATAGCCGTCGTTCAGTCAGGAAAAGTTGTAGAATTAGGTTCTCATGATGAACTGATTAAGATGAATGACGGAGAAGGTGGAGAATACTCCAGAATGTTGGAATTGCAGAAGACAGCAACTAAAAATGAAACTTCAAATCCTCGTATTGCTGTCGAAGACTACAATTATCAAAAGATGGTTATGTTGAAGGGTATGATGAGTCCGGTTAGCGTAAAATCGAGCAGACAAGTAAGTCCAGCATACCCTTTGAGTCCAGCACATTCCATTAGTCCGGCATACTCTTTCATTCAAAGTCACCACTATGAAATTCCTAATGAAGAAAATGTCGATCTTTCCGCTAAACCTCCTGCACCTTCGCAATGGCGTCTGTTGAAAATGAATGCACCAGAGTGGAAAAGAGCATTCCTTGGATGTTTAGGTGCCGTTGGTTTTGGAGCAGTTCAGCCTGGGCATTTCTTCTGCCTGGGAACTATGATCTCAGTGTTCTTTCTCAAGGATTTCGATAAACTTAGATCAGAAACAAGATTCTATTCCTTGATGTTTCTACTGGTAGCATTTCTCTGTCTCGTCACCAACCTCCTCTTACATTACAACTTTGCTGTCATGGGAGAACGATTAACAAAACGAATACGTGTGCAACTACTAGAAAAGGTTCTGAGTTTCGAAGTCGGATGGTTTGATCAAGATGAGAATACAAGTGCAGCTATTTGTGCAAGATTAGCCAGTGAAGCCAGCATTGTTCGCTCCCTTGTTGGAGACCGTATATCTTTGTTGGTTCAAGCTTTTATAGGAGCTGCTATTGCTTTTGTGCTTGGATTAATCCTCTCTTGGAGACTAGCTAGCGTCATGATAGCAATGCAACCAATACTAATCGCTAGCTACTATTCAAGGACTGTTTTAATGGCAAGCATGTCTGTAAAGGCTCAAAAGGcacaaaatgaaggaagtcaactagTCAGTGAAGCAGTGGTTAACCACAGGACCATCACTGCTTTTTCTTCTCAAAAAAGAATACTAGATCTCTTTGAGGGTACCATGGAAGGACCCAGAAAGGAAGCCATCAAACAATCGTGGTATGCCGGTATCGGTCTATGCAGCTCTCAGTTTCTTACAACTGCCTCTATAGCTATGACTTATTGGTATGGGGGAAGGTTGCTTGTTCAAGGACTTATATCCACTAAGAGAATGTTTCAAGCTTTCTTCATCTTGCTGAGTACAGGTAAGAACATAGCAGATGCAGGAAGCATGACTTCAGATTTAGCTAAGGGCAGCGAAGCTATAAGATCAGTGTTCGCGATGCTAGACCGCAAAAGTATGATCGTGCCAGATGACCCTGAGGGAATCAACCCTACTAGAGGAATCAAGGGTCGGATTGAGTTTAAAAATGTTTACTTTTCTTATCCATCTAGGCCTAATCAGATGATCTTCAACGGTTTAAGTCTGAAAATTGAAGCTGGTAAAACTATAGCATTGGTCGGACAAAGTGGTTCCGGAAAATCTACTACTATTGCATTAATAGAGAGATTTTACGATCCCTTAGATGGGTCTATAGAAATTGATGGAATAGACATGAGGAGCTACAACTTGCGGAACTTAAGATCCCATATAGCTTTGGTTAGTCAGGAGCCGACTCTTTTCGCAGGAACCATCCGTGAGAACATTTTATATGGGAAAGAGAATGCAACAGAATCGGAATTAAGAAAGGCTTCATCTCTTGCTATTGCTCATGAATTCATAAG TGGAATGAAGGATGGCTATGAAACCTACTGTGGAGAAAGAGGAGTTCAGTTATCCGGAGGACAGAAACAGAGGATAGCACTTGCTCGTGCAATATTGAAAAACCCAGCGATCCTACTGCTGGATGAAGCCACAAGTGCGCTTGATAGCGTATCAGAAAACCTGATTCAAGAAGCATTGGAGAAAATGATGGTTGGCCGAACGTGTGTGGTTGTAGCTCACAGATTATCTACAATACAGAGATCAGACACTATAGCTGTCATTAAGAATGGGAAAGTGGTGGAGCAAGGATCACATTCTGAGCTCCTGAGCATTGGACGCCGAGGTTCATACTACTCTCtgataaaactacaagaaaacaaCTCCCCTTACCGTTAA
- the LOC113341902 gene encoding alpha/beta hydrolase domain-containing protein 17B-like: MGGVTSSVAAKLAFFPPNPPSYKLVTDEITSIMILNTFPHRENVEILKLPTRRGNEIAALYVRNPMATSTLLYSHGNAADLGQMYELFIELSIHLRVNLMGYDYSGYGQSTGKPTEHNTYADIEAAYKCLEESYGAKQEDVILYGQSVGSGPTLDLAARLPDLRAVVLHSPILSGLRVMYPVKRTYWFDIYKNIDKIPSVECPVLVIHGTSDDVVDCSHGKQLWELCKEKYEPLWLKGGNHCDLELYPEYIKHLKKFIHNMEKSPSRRSSSRRSVDQFDPSRQSTDCFEVSRKSTDRREKPRKSTEKKTQELKSTIEKLEKFKISFDYMERSRRSVDCFEKSRRSIDQQMVERARRSVDRLDRIRAG; encoded by the exons atggGTGGAGTAACATCATCAGTGGCAGCAAAACTAGCATTTTTTCCACCAAACCCGCCATCATATAAGTTGGTAACAGATGAAATAACAAGTATAATGATATTAAACACTTTCCCACACAGAGAAAATGTTGAAATACTTAAATTGCCTACTCGCAGAGGTAATGAAATTGCTGCCCTATATGTTCGTAATCCAATGGCTACTTCTACTCTTCTTTATTCTCATGGTAACGCTGCCGATCTTGGTCAAATGTATGAGCTTTTCATCGAATTGAGTATTCATTTACGCGTCAATCTCATGGG GTATGATTATTCAGGATATGGGCAGTCAACTGGGAAG cCGACGGAACATAATACTTATGCTGATATTGAAGCTGCATATAAGTGTCTTGAAGAGAGTTATGGTGCTAAACAGGAAGATGTAATCTTGTATGGTCAATCTGTTGGTAGTGGACCCACTTTGGATCTAGCTGCTAGGCTACCTGATTTAAGAGCTGTTGTTCTTCATAGTCCAATACTTTCTGGGTTAAGGGTCATGTATCCTGTAAAACGCACATACTGGTTTGACATCTATAAG AATATCGACAAAATACCATCAGTTGAATGTCCTGTACTCGTCATTCAT GGGACGTCTGACGATGTTGTGGACTGCTCTCATGGTAAGCAACTATGGGAACTCTGTAAAGAGAAGTATGAACCTCTATGGCTAAAAGGAGGGAACCACTGCGACTTGGAGCTATACCCCGAGTATATTAAGCATCTGAAGAAGTTCATTCATAACATGGAAAAGTCACCTTCTCGAAGAAGCAGTTCAAGGCGGAGCGTTGACCAGTTTGATCCCTCCAGGCAGAGTACTGATTGTTTTGAGGTCTCAAGGAAGAGCACTGATCGCAGAGAGAAACCTAGGAAGAGCACTGAAAAGAAAACGCAGGAACTCAAATCTACAATAGAGAAATTGGAAAAGTTTAAAATCTCGTTTGACTATATGGAGAGGTCCCGAAGGAGTGTAGATTGTTTTGAGAAGTCTCGAAGGAGCATCGACCAACAGATGGTGGAGAGAGCACGAAGAAGTGTTGACAGGTTAGATAGAATACGGGCTGGGTAA